The genomic segment ATCTTGGCTGCCAGTTGTCAGAGAtagaaattgtaaatatttttccatttttttgtctttgactttGCTGAAAGTACCTTTACTTGTTTTACCTCACAGGAGTTTGTATTCTGCCTATGTGGGTCAAGTTTATCAAATTTTTCATTAATGACCTCTGGATTTTGGCTCATAAGGAAGAAGGCCTTCTACTCTAAGCTTGTAAAGGACTCCTCTCATGTATTCCTCTGGTACGTTTATAGTttcatttataacatttaaaactgATTTATTTGGAATATATCCTAGTTTATAAAGTAAGGTAGAAATCTAATTTAGTATCTTTCCAGATGGTTATCCAGTTCTCCCCATGCATTTGAagagttcacttttttttttaacttatttgctACCTTTATCAATATGCTAAATTTATGCCTGATTGTGTCTATTTCTGGGCCTTCTATTCTgtaccatttgtctatcttgaGCACCACACACTTTAAGTATTAAATCTTTATAATATGTTTAAAGTTCTTTAGGACAAGTGCCCTTCTTTCTCAGTTTCCACAGGTAGTCCTGCGTGTTTAGTCTTCTAGGTGAACATTAAAATCTAAAAAGTTGATATTTTCATGGAAATAGTGTTGAATTTACGAATTAATTTGGTGATTACTCTCTTGAGTGTTAACCCCTGAGGAGCCATAAAGTGGCTTAATCTGGGAAGCAAGCCCTAGATTGAAATTTCATCCTAGCTGTTTTAACAGGTGTCTGACCTCAGAAAATTTATTTGCTTCTCAGTTTTTATATATATGAGAGGAGGACTTTAATGTCTGCCCTGTAGGATTAAGTGAGACAAAAAGCATAAAACGCCTTTTTGGGAGTAAGCACTTTCTTCACACCTTCTATTCTGGTCAACTCACAAACCACTGAGAGGGAAGCCTCCAGGATCCTAGAGTGGATGACCAGATGCCCAGACACAGGATATGCAGAAGTCAAAGTCAACCCTTCTAGGCCAACAGCTGTCCTATCACTTAGTTAGTCTAATCGCAGTTTTCCAGGTGAGTTCCTCTtgactttcttctagggttttgcgTGTGCCCTGGGGTGAACACCCTCGGACAGTGGGGAAAACTGTACTGTGCCAGGTTGCCTCAGGCCTACCttttccctccatccttccccacccctcccttctTCCACCCACTTTCACACTcctccccctttcccctcctcccttttcctccctccccatcaacctgcctcttctttctctttcccttccctatCCCATCCTTGCCTGGCCCTTCTGCACTGGCAGTGGACCCTCAGAAGCCCTGGGAGAGAAGATAGCTGTGGGAGACTGATGTCTTGAGTCCTGTCCCTGGCTTTCTCTGAGGCTTGTAAGACTTCTAATTACAGGAGTGACTCCAACTAGCTTTTCAGACAGGGCTAAATTTGCAAGGGTGGGGTGCAGGAATAGAGGCCTTATTTTCTCTTGGTCCTGGATCCTCAGTTCTGCTTTGCATTGGTTTTtattgttgatgctgttgttgttaGTGTGTTTTGTAGAATGTCACTCAATTGGGATTTAACTGTTTTTGTCATTATTATACTGAGGTTATAGGTTCTGGGGAGGAAAACCACAAAGGCAAAATGCCATTCTCGTCATATAAAAGGTGCATATTGTCAACTTACAACTGTCGAGACATAAAACAATTTGTAAGACGGAAAAAGAGAGGGATAATTAGTGTAATTTGAGTTTGGAGCAAAAATTTTATCAAGTTTGGACACAAAACTAGGTTTGTGCCCAAGAAAGTAGCAGCCATCCCTTTTGTTTGGAGAGGTGAGggtttattctttcacagttccAGCAGAGACAAAGCATCCCTGTTGCTGAGATAGTGTTTATCATAGCAATAGCAACTGCAGAGAGAGTAGTAGCATAGTAGCATAGCAATGAGCAGAGCTTTTTTGGTCCCCATGTCTCTCATCCCAAGTGTTATGGACTCTGTGGGTGGTAAAACATACCTGTTAATGGTGTTACTCGCATTTTCCCAAATTTCTTATCAGttgaaattttgtttctgttgccatCTCTTTTCCCGTACTCCTTCAACTGCTCTGTCTGCAAATCTCTTCCATTTCTGTCTTGTTTTCCTAGTTAAATATGATTCGCCCTTAAAAGTAGgaactatatattatttttatattcatgtatattCCAGATTATGTGTTTTAGGTGCCTTTATAgaggatattttatttatttatttatttatttacttatctatattttttgagacgtgcccttgttctgttgcccaggctagagtgcagtagcatgatcatagctcactgcagcctcagtgtccctgactcaagcaatcccgcctttgcctcccaagtagctgggatgataggcgtgtGCCctgaagatatatttaaatagCCATTTGAGGCAGGTATTCATTCCAACAATTCTTTGATGTTGTTGAGACATGATATAGgttgaatgaaaacattttatctgaGTGCCATATGACTGCTGTGTCCTGGGATTATTGAATGTGTTTGAGAGCTCTAATCTGTATCATATTATGTTGCTTTAGTAACAGGGAATAAAGCACATTTCAAAGGtctgtttattattttaggaATCAAGGTCAGAGGTGTGAACAAGGTGTCAAGTATAAAGCGAAGATTTTTCTAAGGATGGACCCACACCAGAAGGTCCCTAGCATATATAATGGGAACACTTTACAGACTCCTGGGTATGAAAAAGTCTCTAAGTATAAGGACGAGTTAGAAAGGCACGAGGGAAGGCGCATGGAAGAAAGACGGTATAaatgcagtgaatgtggaaagAAGTTTGCCCAGAGCTCGGGGCTTGTTCGACATCAGAGaatccacactggagagaaaccctatgagtgTGATCACTGTGGAAAAGCCTTTAGCGTGCGCTCAACCCTCACTGTGCATGAAAGAATTCACACTGGTGAGAAGCCTTATTCCTGTAATGAGTGTAAGAAAGCCTTCAGTGTAAGGGCACACCTGATTATACATCAGAGAATCCACaatggagagaaaccctatgaatgcaaTGAGTGTGGCAAAGCATTTAGTGTGAGCTCAGACCTTATCAAACATCAGAGAATCCATACTGGTGAGAAACCTTATGAGTGTGATGAGTGTGGAAAAGCTTTCAGTGTGAGCTCAGCCCTCATCAAGCATCAGAGAATCCACACAGGAGAAAAGCCGTATGAGTGTAAGGAATGTGGAAAGGCCTTCTATGTGAACTCAGCACTTATTAATCACCAGAGGATTCACTCTGGAGAAAAGCCCTATGAGTGTGGAGAGTGTGGAAAAGCATTCAGCCAGATCTCAACCCTTATTCATCACCAGAGAatccatactggagagaaaccatatgAGTGTGAAGAGTGTGGGAAAGCTTTCCGTGGGAGTTCTAATCTTACTAAACACCAGAAAATACATGCCAAAGGAAAGTGTCATCAGTGATTATGTGGGAAGTATATTCCAAAAGGCTTTTGTTACATCAGAAGATACCATCAAAAGAAGAGTATAATAAAAGTTAATGCCTTAAATGACACTTCACCCTTGAAATATTGAAGTGAAAAATCGCTGAAAAGCAGCTCCATCAGCATTGTGGCTCAGGCTCTAAAATCACATCTACttctgaaaatgtaattttacaaCTCATAAGGTAAAGCCATTTAAAAACCATATGGTATAATGTAGTTTGAGCATTATAGAGCAAACCAACAATTCAAGCATTTTTCTCTTGTGAGGaagccttttgttgttgttttattgctATTGATGTTACggataaaacattaaattttgaaattggaAGCAATGTTAGTTGGTGAAAGAGGAAGGACATAGTTGAATCTGGAAAATAACAACCCATTGatctttctttgcctttgatGTACCACTCTGCTCTTAGGATGATTAGATGTGCTTGTGACCTCTTGGCAGAAGATAGAGTATCTCTTTAGGTTGGAATCcttatagataatttttttttttttttttttttttgagacggagtttcgcccttgttacccaggctggagtgcaatggcgcgatctcggctcaccgcaacctccgcctcctgggttcaggcaattctcctgcctcagcctccggagtagctgggattacaggcacgtgccaccatgcccagctaattttttgcacttttagtagagacggggtttcaccatgttgaccaggatggtctcgatctctcgacctcgtgatccacccgcctcggcctcccaaagtgctgggattacaggcttgatatagataattttttaaggtGATTCTTACATAGTCAGAAAGCTTCAATCTTGACTTACTGACTCAATAAGACTTTGAATTTGACTGAGGTTCCTCAACcaatgcaaacaaaacaaagacaagaacTTTCCAAGGAGGTTTAAGTGTTTCTGACTTCTGACCCTTGTTCATagctgatcatagctcactactgTGTGCAGTGTCATATATGCAAAGGCTCTGAGGTATAAGAATGGGACACCTGGGGAATTGTTTAAGTCGGTGTTGGTTTTAGGATGACTATGTGAAGCTTGATACCTGATGCAACCAAGAGAGCTCAGATTTGATAGGTGTTGtttgattttgaaaatgtttttgctGTATGTGGGAATCCTACTGCAGCTGTCCACCAGACCATAATCTGACTTCTTAACCCTAATCCCCAAAGCCTATATTTGCACATGTactttgttactatttttttttttccttttgagacagggtcttgctctgtcacccaggctggagtacagtagtctGATCCCACCTCactgccacctcagcttcccgggctcaagtgatcctctcatctcaacctcccaaatagctagttctacagatgtgcaccaccatgtctgctaattttttagtttttgtagagacagagtcttaccatgttacccagactggtctccaccTTCCctgttcaaatgatcctcccatcttatcCTCCCTAAGTgcaggaactacaggcatgaggccaCGGTTTAGGcaacttttctattttaacaGTAATTTCTCCCTCCTGAGTGATAGTCCTGACATTTTTTATTCCTAAACTTTAATTCATGTGAGGTTCAAGATGAATATGCCAAATCAGTGGAAAATGCAGATTGCTTTGATGGTTCACATTTGGAATAAATGGTAGAGAGCACTATCTGGGAAGGTAAAATGGTGTTCACTTCTCAGAAAGAGACTCTGTGTTCAAAGGGATGCCCAGTTTCCATGAATTATCCTGGTCAGCACTTCAGGCAGGTCAGCTGTAAAACACACTGGACTTCATGAAGCTCTGAGCCAACTTGTGGCCAGTAGGCACTAAGGTCAGAGATGCATGTGAAAGAGCACATGATGAAGCCTCTGCTATTGGAGTAGTGGCTGCCACCCTGCACAAGGCCTGGACATGGGGATTGAAGGCAAAGAAGATCATGGTTCTGGAGCTCAGGTTGAGGAAATGGACCTCACTCAGGGAATGCGGTGCATTAAAGAACGTGAAACACATACTGTACTTACAGCAGAAGTGAAGGGCTTCAGGGAGTTCTCTTTGTTGTGCTAAGTTCATGTGTGAATTCCTTTGCCTTCTTCCTGTCTTTGGCAATTGAAGGAGACTAGTTTTTCCTTGATTTGACCTGTAACCCATTTCTGTGCTGTTATCTTCAATGTTTTTAGTGTTTACCTTTCTCACCCCAGCTGTCTTGGTTTATTTCTAGAATGGAGGTTTACACACAGAGTCATCTGGCTGGAGGACACCCTTCTGGAGTCAGTACTGAAATGAATGCCATATCCTACTCCAAACCAGCACGACTGTAAATACTAAGCAGTAAGTGTTATTCTGAAGACTTTGAAGGAGCagctatttctgaaaataaatgtattttgttgaggaatttaACCATTAAGGGATCAGGATATGTGTACTGTGGTTATTTCTTTCGAGCCCAAAGTAAGGTACTAGTGATTATTTGTTTTAGGTTGGGGGTTGTGCCAGGTGCtaggaatacaaaaatcagtgaaaaaagCACCCTAATTTCAGGGGGCTTGCAGTCTATTTGGTGACAGGGAGAAGGGAGTAGatagaaaacaacaaatactGTAATAAAACCACTGAATTTGTAGAGTACTTTGCACTGAAGAAGATTTAACAGCGACTTacaaaaacaattgaaaaggtTTTGGAGGAGGACGAAAGCTTGGAGGGAAAAATGAGTTCTTGAGCCACAAAGTAAGAAGGAGGGAAGGCACAGTGGGAATAGCATATGAAACAGCATAGTGCCTctggggggaaggaaggaagttttCAAGGACGTTGATTATGTTTCAAGGATCATGGAATGTACGTATGAAAGTAATATACTGTAACTAGACCATGATATTCTTTGTTCTCCTAAAAAGCATGAAACATATTCTCTAGGCCAGTGTTTTTGTGCAGTAAGAAACGCATTTTATGTTGTGAACTCAGCGTACTGTTTTTGGGAGAGGCCATCCTTCTTGGGCCTTGCACTCCTACATGCCTTGCTGAGTGTGCCACCATTGCAAGGGCATGGCAGCTCTTTTACTCAGGgcactttttattgttattcagCTAGTAACCTTGGAAGATGAGGTGACGTCTCTTGGAACAAGAGTAGGTTACCTTGCTTGCTTACTTAATTCTTATTACAGAATACTGTTTGGTATTCTTTTGGAAAGTTCCTCTTCAATTCTCCTACATGTTTATAGGAATtatttacaggtattgatcgacttacgacctatgcaacttaatgatcattcgactttacgaccacaatcgctagccatgactgctccacgtctggcagcacaaacgttgcccagctgggcatacgacagtgcggaccagcttctggcagcactaccatctccacgtgcaccatttcaactgtacatagagCCCACTCAACTTACCACCAAATCAAGTTACTACCGTTCCGGGGGcgcgaccgtggtcgtaagtcgagcactagctgtatatatCCTGGATATGAGCTGCAAATATTATCTCCATCTCTATAGCTTGCCTTTTATTATCTTAATGATGTCTTTTGATGAATATAAGTTTTTAATTCTAATATAGCCCAGTTTatcagtctttctctttctcacatgtcttgttttgtgtcttttgaagAATTCTTTCTCTGCCTTAAGATCATGAAGATAATCTCTaccatttaaaaaacttttctaatttgctttctcatttttatctgtaatccatttgaagtttatttttctgcctGAGTGAAGTaaagtctaatttcattcttttcccatATAGATATTCTTTTCATCCTTAATCACTTATAGAAACTGCCTATCATTTACCACTGTTCTTAATTAATGCCAATTTGTCATTAATTAATTTTCCAAAAATGCATGGATCTGTTTCTGGTttctctgttatgttccattgctTTATTTGGCTATCCCTGCATCAATACCAGATTTTCCTAATGAGTATAGCTTTGCATTGTTCTGGTATATAGTAGAACAAAACATCCCACCTGAAGAGTCAGACTCCAGGCCAGGTTTCTACGTGTCATTTTTCAGGCCCAACCATAGGGAGTTACAAAGGCCTTATGCCTCATGAAGGAAAGTTACCCTGCTCATGCCAGATTTGGAGCACAGCCAGTACATtgcatggattcaaccaactgtgtgttgtcattattcaaaaataaataaataagtaatctTGATCCTGATCTTTAGAACCTTCCttgtctggccgggcgcggtggctcaagcctgtaatcccagcactttgggaggccgaggcgggtggatcacgaggtcgagagatcgagaccatcctggtcaacatggtgaa from the Saimiri boliviensis isolate mSaiBol1 chromosome 4, mSaiBol1.pri, whole genome shotgun sequence genome contains:
- the LOC120361159 gene encoding uncharacterized protein LOC120361159 isoform X2, with amino-acid sequence MDPHQKVPSIYNGNTLQTPGYEKVSKYKDELERHEGRRMEERRYKCSECGKKFAQSSGLVRHQRIHTGEKPYECDHCGKAFSVRSTLTVHERIHTGEKPYSCNECKKAFSVRAHLIIHQRIHNGEKPYECNECGKAFSVSSDLIKHQRIHTGEKPYECDECGKAFSVSSALIKHQRIHTGEKPYECKECGKAFYVNSALINHQRIHSGEKPYECGECGKAFSQISTLIHHQRIHTGEKPYECEECGKAFRGSSNLTKHQKIHAKGKCHQ
- the LOC120361159 gene encoding uncharacterized protein LOC120361159 isoform X1, whose product is MTSGFWLIRKKAFYSKLVKDSSHVFLWNQGQRCEQGVKYKAKIFLRMDPHQKVPSIYNGNTLQTPGYEKVSKYKDELERHEGRRMEERRYKCSECGKKFAQSSGLVRHQRIHTGEKPYECDHCGKAFSVRSTLTVHERIHTGEKPYSCNECKKAFSVRAHLIIHQRIHNGEKPYECNECGKAFSVSSDLIKHQRIHTGEKPYECDECGKAFSVSSALIKHQRIHTGEKPYECKECGKAFYVNSALINHQRIHSGEKPYECGECGKAFSQISTLIHHQRIHTGEKPYECEECGKAFRGSSNLTKHQKIHAKGKCHQ